In Salana multivorans, a single genomic region encodes these proteins:
- a CDS encoding LacI family DNA-binding transcriptional regulator, with the protein MRSDPPTSSSRGLVTMRDVAAVAGVSISTVSKTLNGTGRVSAEARRRIVAAAERLEYRPNLLAQNFALGKSFTVGILTTKAAGLFAVPVITGVVSALGRHDTAVIVYDDGGDPRLRPRNVRKLQARRVDGIVVVGDGTDVSCASVTPAFSVPVVYALALSDDPGDSMLLPDDRLAGILAAQHLLGLGRRRVAHVTGAVSSRAVAERLGGLREGLGAGGADLVGPVRYGDWSRSWGETAGHTLDPSAIDAVFCGNDFIAIGVAGALMSRGIRVPEDVAIVGYDHWSKVAEQDRFLTSVDPLLSELGERAGELLLAAGGGGVELRPVQLVPGYSTGTPAGPSVPYVAL; encoded by the coding sequence ATGAGGAGCGACCCGCCGACCTCCTCGTCGCGCGGGCTCGTCACGATGCGAGACGTCGCGGCGGTGGCGGGTGTCTCGATCTCGACCGTCTCGAAGACGCTCAACGGGACCGGCCGGGTCTCCGCCGAGGCGCGTCGCAGGATCGTCGCGGCCGCCGAACGCCTCGAGTACCGGCCGAACCTGCTCGCCCAGAACTTTGCGCTCGGCAAGAGCTTCACGGTCGGCATCCTCACGACCAAGGCGGCAGGGCTCTTCGCCGTTCCGGTGATCACCGGGGTCGTCTCGGCGCTCGGCCGTCACGACACGGCCGTGATCGTGTACGACGACGGAGGGGATCCGCGACTGCGCCCTCGGAACGTTCGCAAGCTCCAGGCGCGGCGGGTCGACGGCATCGTCGTCGTCGGGGACGGGACCGACGTGTCCTGCGCGTCGGTGACGCCCGCGTTCTCGGTCCCGGTGGTGTACGCCCTCGCGCTCTCCGACGACCCCGGTGACTCGATGCTGCTGCCGGACGATCGTCTCGCGGGGATCCTGGCGGCTCAGCACCTGCTGGGCCTCGGGCGCCGTCGAGTCGCCCACGTCACCGGTGCCGTCTCCTCGCGCGCCGTTGCCGAGCGCCTCGGCGGTCTGCGTGAAGGCCTCGGGGCCGGCGGCGCCGATCTGGTCGGGCCGGTGCGGTACGGGGACTGGTCACGGTCGTGGGGTGAGACCGCGGGGCACACCCTCGACCCGTCGGCGATCGACGCCGTCTTCTGCGGGAACGACTTCATCGCCATCGGCGTCGCCGGTGCTCTCATGTCGCGCGGCATCCGGGTCCCCGAGGACGTGGCCATCGTCGGGTACGACCACTGGAGCAAGGTCGCGGAACAGGACCGTTTCCTCACCTCGGTCGACCCCCTGCTGAGCGAGCTGGGTGAGCGCGCCGGTGAGCTGCTGCTCGCCGCGGGCGGTGGTGGGGTCGAGCTTCGCCCGGTCCAGCTCGTCCCGGGCTACTCGACGGGGACGCCCGCTGGTCCCAGCGTGCCCTACGTCGCGCTGTAG
- a CDS encoding alpha-galactosidase yields MPSCHPDLHHLRQAGVSVVVDARDPSRLPALLHWGGDLGTDVDLTELALATARVTGSSLAETHDPGLLAEPSTGWLGQPSLLGHRSGRAWSPRFRTVGILREEVEGTQRLVVDAVDDHAGLGLRTELEMLGSGLLRVRHDLSNDGEEDYQLDALVAHLPVGAEATDLLDLTGRHCLDRVPVRTPFTVGTHLHDTRRGRTGADGASVMVAGETGFGFGRGEVWGVHLGWSGNHRGYAEHTSTGERILAAGELLWPGEIALAPGARYRSPWLYGSYGDAGLDSMSSRFHAFVRGLPHIADRDRLITLNSWEALGFGLNTASLVALAEAGAEVGVERFVVDDGWFSDRRDDTRSLGDWSVAAEVFPEGLGELATRVRELGMQLGIWFEPEMINEDSALARHHPEWILQVPGRLPERIRHQQVLDLTVPAAWDHVLETMSAIIATYGIGYVKWDHNRDLVDAGRWPGREAATHLQTKACYELMAELRRRFPHLALESCASGGARIDLGIVEHVDRFWTSDNVDPRDRQTIQRWTQLLMPPEVLGAHVGAPVAGASQRTHRLRFRAGTALFGDFGVEWDIAQATPAERTELAEWIALAKRFRPLLRSGRVVRSDHPDAATWVNGVVAPDGDQALYAVVSMETTTGYTPGRIRLPGLDRRARYRLSAVEPAVAHNGYLQRPAWIEHGGLVLPGSTLATVGVEAPVLWPDDIALVLAERVSGEAS; encoded by the coding sequence ATGCCCTCCTGCCATCCCGACCTCCACCACCTGCGCCAGGCGGGGGTGTCCGTCGTCGTGGACGCCCGCGACCCATCGAGACTGCCGGCGCTGCTGCACTGGGGTGGTGACCTCGGGACCGACGTCGACCTCACCGAGCTCGCCCTGGCGACCGCTCGCGTGACCGGGAGCTCGCTCGCCGAGACGCACGACCCCGGGTTGCTCGCAGAGCCCAGCACCGGCTGGCTGGGGCAGCCGAGCCTCCTCGGCCACCGGTCGGGGCGGGCTTGGTCGCCCCGGTTCCGGACGGTCGGCATCCTCCGGGAGGAGGTCGAGGGAACGCAGCGTCTCGTCGTCGACGCCGTTGACGACCATGCTGGGCTCGGTCTCCGGACCGAGCTCGAGATGCTCGGGAGCGGGCTCCTGCGGGTCCGTCACGACCTGAGCAACGACGGGGAGGAGGACTACCAGCTCGATGCGCTGGTGGCACACCTGCCGGTGGGAGCGGAGGCGACGGACCTGCTGGACCTGACCGGGCGCCACTGTCTGGACCGGGTGCCGGTGCGAACGCCGTTCACGGTCGGAACCCATCTGCACGACACGCGCCGCGGTCGCACGGGCGCCGACGGCGCCTCGGTCATGGTGGCCGGGGAGACGGGGTTCGGGTTTGGACGCGGCGAGGTGTGGGGAGTCCATCTCGGATGGTCCGGCAACCACCGCGGCTACGCGGAGCACACCTCGACGGGAGAGCGGATCCTCGCGGCGGGAGAGCTGCTGTGGCCCGGTGAGATCGCGCTCGCTCCGGGTGCGCGCTACCGGTCCCCGTGGCTCTACGGCTCGTACGGCGACGCGGGCCTCGACTCGATGTCGTCACGGTTCCACGCCTTCGTCCGTGGCCTTCCCCACATCGCCGACCGCGACCGGCTGATCACGCTCAACAGCTGGGAAGCGCTCGGGTTCGGTCTCAACACGGCATCCCTCGTTGCCCTCGCCGAGGCTGGTGCCGAGGTCGGCGTCGAGCGGTTCGTGGTGGACGACGGCTGGTTCTCCGACCGGCGCGACGACACCAGATCGCTCGGGGACTGGTCGGTCGCCGCGGAGGTCTTCCCCGAGGGGCTCGGGGAGCTGGCCACTCGGGTGCGGGAGCTCGGGATGCAGCTCGGCATCTGGTTCGAGCCCGAGATGATCAACGAGGACTCCGCACTAGCGCGGCACCATCCGGAGTGGATCCTCCAGGTGCCGGGGCGGCTTCCCGAGCGCATCCGGCACCAGCAGGTGCTCGATCTGACGGTTCCGGCCGCATGGGACCACGTCCTCGAGACGATGTCGGCCATCATCGCCACCTACGGGATCGGCTACGTGAAGTGGGACCACAACCGGGACCTGGTCGACGCCGGGCGGTGGCCGGGCCGGGAGGCCGCCACGCACCTCCAGACCAAGGCGTGCTACGAGCTCATGGCGGAGCTGCGTCGCCGTTTCCCCCACCTGGCCCTCGAGTCGTGCGCCTCCGGCGGAGCGCGCATCGACCTCGGGATCGTCGAGCACGTCGACCGCTTCTGGACCTCGGACAACGTCGACCCTCGCGACCGTCAGACGATCCAGCGCTGGACGCAGCTGCTCATGCCTCCGGAGGTCCTCGGGGCCCACGTCGGCGCTCCGGTCGCCGGAGCCTCGCAGCGCACGCACCGACTGCGGTTCAGGGCGGGGACCGCCCTCTTCGGCGACTTCGGCGTCGAGTGGGACATCGCGCAGGCGACGCCGGCCGAGCGCACGGAGCTCGCCGAGTGGATCGCCCTGGCGAAGCGCTTCCGGCCCCTGCTCCGATCGGGCCGGGTCGTCCGCTCCGACCACCCGGACGCCGCGACCTGGGTCAACGGGGTCGTCGCCCCGGACGGCGACCAGGCGCTGTACGCCGTGGTGTCCATGGAGACCACCACGGGCTACACCCCCGGACGCATCCGTCTGCCCGGCCTGGACCGGCGGGCTCGATACCGCCTGAGCGCCGTCGAGCCCGCCGTGGCGCACAACGGCTATCTCCAGCGCCCTGCGTGGATCGAGCACGGCGGGCTGGTGCTGCCCGGCTCCACCCTGGCCACGGTCGGCGTCGAGGCCCCCGTCCTGTGGCCCGACGACATCGCGCTCGTCCTCGCCGAGCGAGTGTCCGGCGAGGCGAGCTAG
- a CDS encoding glycoside hydrolase family 43 protein has translation MFVLSYFTTEEESLHLALSEDGVVFHPVDDGRELLRGTVSTRALRDPFLHRTPDGVFHLLATDGWHSPDIIHASSTDLVEWSDQHTLRLMDGSHGTINTWAPECFVDDAGEIRLLWSSVLAPEGADDPETWEQVPQEHRIWTCTTRDFRTTTASHPFFDPGYSVIDATVFRLTDRFLMAFKDERGPNDLGGTHKNIRMTTFTSATGELSAPSAPVSPSPVEGPSIFRRRPDELVMIVDHFLEGRYSAVSSHDEGLTWQPTSVDIPRGARHASVLSVPDAAILSGLRERTTLVGTD, from the coding sequence ATGTTCGTACTCTCCTACTTCACGACCGAGGAGGAGTCGCTCCACCTTGCGCTGAGCGAGGACGGCGTCGTCTTCCACCCTGTCGACGACGGGCGCGAGCTGCTGCGCGGCACCGTGAGCACGAGGGCGTTGCGCGACCCGTTCCTCCACCGGACGCCGGACGGCGTCTTCCACCTGCTGGCGACCGACGGCTGGCACTCGCCGGACATCATTCACGCCAGCTCCACCGACCTGGTCGAGTGGTCCGACCAGCACACGCTTCGCTTGATGGACGGCTCCCACGGCACGATCAACACCTGGGCGCCGGAGTGCTTCGTCGACGACGCCGGAGAGATCCGGCTGCTGTGGTCATCGGTTCTCGCCCCGGAGGGGGCCGACGACCCGGAGACGTGGGAGCAGGTGCCCCAGGAGCACCGGATCTGGACCTGTACGACGCGGGACTTCCGCACGACGACCGCGTCACACCCGTTCTTCGACCCGGGTTACTCCGTCATCGACGCCACGGTCTTCCGACTCACCGACCGGTTCCTCATGGCATTCAAGGACGAGCGCGGACCCAACGACCTCGGCGGCACCCACAAGAACATCCGCATGACGACGTTCACCTCCGCCACCGGAGAGCTCTCCGCCCCGTCGGCACCGGTGAGCCCCTCCCCGGTCGAGGGTCCCAGCATCTTCCGACGTCGGCCAGACGAGCTCGTCATGATCGTCGATCACTTCCTCGAGGGGCGCTACTCCGCGGTGTCCAGCCACGACGAGGGACTCACCTGGCAGCCGACCAGCGTCGACATCCCACGGGGCGCTCGTCACGCGAGCGTGCTGTCCGTCCCAGACGCGGCGATCCTCTCGGGGCTGCGTGAGCGCACCACGCTCGTCGGTACCGACTGA
- a CDS encoding acetylxylan esterase: MPLYDMPLPELLTYRPQVEEPPDFDDFWSETLAESRAVGGEVERVRHDGVLRTVDVEDVVFPGFGGDPVHAWLLTPTHASGPLPAVVGYLGYGAGRGRPHEHLRWPSAGYVTLVMDTRGQGAAWGTGGDTADPVGSGPAVPGSMTRGIGDPRDYYYRRVLTDAVRAVDVVRDLPQVDRSRVAVAGGSQGGGIALAAAGLVDGLVGAVIDVPFLCHLRRAVSITSTDPYGEVRRYLAVHRDSADRVFRTLSYIDGVSFAARASAPALFSVAMMDPVCPPSTVYAAFNAYAGTDKEIARFDFNEHEGGGAAHDEAQVRWLNARADSLRG; this comes from the coding sequence ATGCCCCTGTACGACATGCCTCTCCCTGAGCTCCTGACCTATCGGCCGCAGGTCGAGGAGCCGCCGGACTTCGACGACTTCTGGTCCGAGACGCTCGCCGAGTCCCGCGCAGTCGGTGGCGAGGTCGAGCGCGTGAGGCACGACGGGGTGCTGCGCACCGTCGATGTCGAGGACGTCGTCTTCCCCGGGTTCGGGGGAGACCCCGTGCACGCGTGGTTGCTCACGCCGACCCATGCGTCAGGTCCCCTTCCGGCCGTCGTCGGCTACCTGGGGTACGGCGCCGGCCGCGGGCGGCCGCACGAGCACCTGCGCTGGCCCAGCGCTGGCTACGTGACGCTCGTGATGGACACCCGCGGGCAGGGTGCAGCGTGGGGAACCGGCGGCGACACCGCCGACCCGGTCGGCTCCGGTCCCGCGGTGCCCGGAAGCATGACCCGTGGGATCGGGGATCCGCGCGACTACTACTACCGACGGGTCCTGACCGACGCCGTCCGCGCGGTCGACGTCGTCCGTGACCTGCCCCAGGTCGATCGCAGCCGGGTCGCGGTCGCCGGCGGCAGTCAGGGCGGGGGGATCGCGCTCGCTGCCGCCGGCCTGGTGGACGGCCTCGTCGGCGCCGTGATCGACGTTCCCTTCCTGTGCCACCTTCGCCGCGCGGTCTCGATCACGTCGACCGATCCTTACGGAGAGGTCAGGCGCTACCTTGCGGTCCACCGCGACAGCGCAGACCGGGTCTTCCGGACTCTCTCCTACATCGACGGCGTGAGCTTCGCCGCCAGAGCGTCCGCACCCGCGCTGTTCTCGGTCGCCATGATGGACCCCGTCTGCCCCCCGTCGACCGTCTACGCCGCGTTCAACGCCTACGCGGGGACGGACAAGGAGATCGCCCGGTTCGACTTCAACGAGCACGAGGGTGGCGGAGCGGCGCACGACGAGGCCCAGGTCCGCTGGCTCAACGCCCGGGCCGACTCGCTTCGCGGCTGA
- a CDS encoding signal peptidase I: MVIVARRTGADRGRPRPDESAANGSRAERLHRVAGWLLNAAAILGSLCVIGVITALVLGVRPVVLVSDSMSPAMPVGAVVITAPRDGEDLRTGDVVTVPIPGSATLVTHRITSLEHRGDRWYATLKGDANPSPDADVYDVTTQARIVIASVPAGGRILTAARSPIIVVGSIALVTLALLPTRTNPRRTTPPPGTASTPEDVEPGATGAGRSDWRDPP; encoded by the coding sequence ATGGTGATCGTGGCGCGCCGCACCGGCGCTGACCGGGGCAGACCGCGCCCGGACGAGTCAGCGGCGAACGGCAGCAGGGCCGAGCGACTACACCGAGTGGCCGGATGGCTGCTCAACGCGGCCGCGATCCTCGGAAGTCTGTGCGTGATCGGCGTGATCACGGCCCTAGTCCTCGGGGTGCGTCCCGTAGTGCTGGTCTCCGACTCCATGTCGCCTGCCATGCCCGTCGGCGCCGTCGTCATCACGGCCCCCCGCGACGGAGAAGATCTGCGCACCGGCGACGTCGTCACCGTCCCCATCCCCGGTTCCGCCACGCTCGTCACCCACCGCATCACCTCACTGGAACACCGCGGAGACCGGTGGTATGCAACCCTCAAGGGAGACGCCAACCCCTCACCCGACGCCGACGTCTACGACGTCACCACCCAGGCTCGCATCGTCATCGCGAGCGTCCCGGCCGGCGGCAGAATCCTCACCGCAGCGAGATCCCCCATCATCGTCGTCGGGTCCATCGCGCTCGTCACCCTCGCGCTCCTCCCCACCCGGACGAACCCCCGTCGCACGACACCGCCGCCAGGCACTGCGTCCACGCCCGAGGACGTGGAACCCGGCGCTACCGGCGCAGGCAGATCGGACTGGCGGGATCCCCCGTGA
- a CDS encoding RCC1 domain-containing protein, protein MLLPIDEASARFTDAGQVRSVVGSIPARQVGLVDVAAGRDWSLGVSDDGKLFTWGSNVLGRLGRTNVSVSGIDPTPGLVEFPDDQTVVSASAGLDTGIALTRDGGVYTWGRPDIVGGGPTPQRVEFFDTIDDDVVGVSTGTFFYLAWTLGGDLYSWGDASGGRLGRPGDTNSPPALVTAQGIDTRFVSSADAGFLQGLAVVEGEVVVWGGEVDIFGGIDGVTITGLSGDTVTGASIGTNRILFWSSSGQLYTAPGSDSDSGYVPGLNGITGAAVSDPLSAAPGALSFFAWNEAGQLYAWGNNSAGQLGLGDVGPSVAEPTLVALPPDSSPAKVAPGIQHTLYLDQSRSYTGAGANSQGQLGTGEFTYRSSFGTPTPVMEW, encoded by the coding sequence GTGCTCTTGCCGATCGACGAGGCCTCCGCCAGGTTCACCGACGCCGGGCAGGTGCGGTCCGTGGTGGGATCGATCCCGGCCCGCCAGGTCGGCCTTGTCGACGTGGCGGCGGGCCGGGACTGGTCCCTGGGGGTCTCCGACGACGGCAAGTTGTTCACCTGGGGGAGCAACGTCCTGGGGCGACTCGGTCGCACGAATGTGTCAGTCAGCGGGATCGACCCCACTCCCGGCCTGGTGGAGTTCCCGGACGATCAGACCGTGGTCTCGGCCTCCGCCGGACTCGACACGGGAATCGCGCTGACCCGGGATGGTGGGGTCTACACCTGGGGCCGTCCCGACATCGTCGGTGGAGGTCCCACACCGCAACGCGTGGAGTTCTTCGACACGATCGACGACGACGTCGTCGGGGTGTCGACCGGTACCTTCTTCTACCTCGCCTGGACCCTGGGCGGAGACCTGTACTCCTGGGGCGATGCCAGCGGCGGACGCCTGGGCCGACCAGGCGACACGAACAGCCCGCCTGCACTCGTCACGGCCCAGGGCATCGACACTCGGTTCGTGAGCAGCGCCGATGCCGGCTTTCTCCAGGGTCTCGCCGTGGTCGAAGGCGAGGTCGTCGTCTGGGGCGGCGAGGTCGACATCTTCGGCGGCATCGACGGGGTCACGATCACCGGGCTCTCCGGCGACACCGTCACCGGCGCGAGCATCGGCACCAACCGCATCCTGTTCTGGTCGAGCTCCGGGCAGCTCTACACAGCTCCCGGTTCCGACTCCGACTCCGGCTACGTCCCGGGACTGAACGGGATCACCGGCGCTGCCGTGAGCGATCCCCTGTCAGCCGCGCCGGGCGCTCTGTCCTTCTTCGCCTGGAACGAAGCAGGGCAGCTGTACGCCTGGGGCAACAACAGCGCTGGCCAGCTCGGACTAGGCGACGTCGGCCCATCGGTCGCAGAACCGACGCTCGTCGCGCTTCCCCCGGATTCATCACCGGCGAAGGTAGCCCCCGGCATTCAGCACACCCTCTACCTCGACCAGTCAAGAAGCTACACGGGTGCTGGCGCCAACAGTCAGGGACAGCTCGGCACCGGGGAGTTCACCTACCGGAGCTCGTTCGGAACACCCACACCAGTCATGGAATGGTGA
- a CDS encoding TasA family protein, with translation MSISISPRLRILAAAGVVAVMAVGGSMALFSDSGTVRTTLTAGTLDLKFDADQDGSPDPYVIVFEDGDVLAPGVEVTQDLVVYNSGSVNAALALAIPVVDNDATGDDLLQDELELTITDAATSTELYSGPLTEAAFTDFAIGANGTTATGHTLTLAITVSSDAPVEIAGQEIQIDLPFTATQTLS, from the coding sequence ATGAGTATCTCGATCTCGCCGCGTCTTCGTATTCTCGCGGCCGCTGGTGTTGTTGCGGTGATGGCAGTCGGCGGCTCGATGGCCCTGTTCTCGGATTCCGGCACGGTGCGCACGACTCTGACGGCGGGCACGCTGGACCTGAAGTTCGACGCCGACCAGGACGGTAGCCCCGATCCGTACGTGATCGTGTTCGAGGACGGCGACGTGCTCGCCCCCGGAGTCGAGGTCACTCAGGATCTCGTCGTCTACAACTCGGGTTCAGTCAACGCGGCGCTGGCGCTGGCGATCCCGGTCGTGGACAACGACGCCACTGGCGATGACCTGCTCCAGGACGAGCTCGAGCTGACGATCACCGATGCCGCGACGAGCACGGAGCTGTACTCGGGCCCCCTGACCGAGGCGGCGTTCACCGACTTCGCGATCGGCGCGAACGGCACGACTGCGACCGGGCACACACTCACGCTCGCGATCACCGTCAGCAGTGACGCCCCGGTGGAGATCGCCGGTCAGGAGATCCAGATCGACCTGCCGTTCACCGCGACGCAGACGCTGTCCTGA
- a CDS encoding RCC1 domain-containing protein yields the protein MWLRGWLVAGTSVALAAGGAPAGAVVTPDHGPTAGGTVISLSVPGGRLVSLSAGEEHSLALDDLGRVYSWGNGSLGQLGNGQADLQATPTAIEAVGVLSGRGITQISAGAYHSLALDDEGKVYAWGQGASGQLGNGQTGTELSPVAVDASGVLSGKTITQIAAGREHSLALDDEGRVYAWGRGASGQLGNGQTGTELSPVAVDASGALSGKTITQIATDSTMSMALDDEGRVYTWGDHEMLGIDTGQAENVPIPVAVDTSGVLSGKTITQIAAGRGHSLALDDEGMVYAWGWGGPGQLGTGQDESHRIPVAVDTSGVLSGKTITQIAAGTYHSLALDDAGRIYGWGWGGSGQLGTGQEGGYLSPVAVDTSGAMAGATITQIAAGSYHSLALDEDESRAYAWGAGRYGRLGDGQVQSHPSPVAVNLPSPMLMQVFFGDVEAASVTPVAPGALQVTSPPHPSGLVDIRVLGNGAELISFPDGFAFGTSPAVTLHPADATGDTAAVVILTAAANADEAPAASWQRLEDGHWVTVLDDVSATTENLTTTTTLTTTIPDADSAATYRAVFTNPLGEAITATATLSQASVVAPELEPAPEPSPGESGMPGESGESGESGESGESGESGEGQDLPTTGASLLYWLTLAATALALGAGLTLAAKRQRTGTEAD from the coding sequence ATGTGGTTGCGCGGTTGGCTGGTCGCCGGAACGAGCGTGGCTCTTGCTGCGGGAGGCGCTCCCGCCGGAGCCGTCGTCACGCCGGATCACGGCCCCACGGCCGGCGGGACCGTGATCTCGCTCTCGGTCCCCGGCGGGAGGCTCGTCTCGCTGTCGGCCGGGGAAGAGCACTCGCTGGCTCTGGACGACCTCGGGCGGGTCTACTCCTGGGGGAACGGCAGCCTCGGGCAGCTCGGCAACGGTCAAGCCGACCTACAGGCGACACCGACCGCGATCGAGGCGGTGGGGGTGCTGTCCGGCAGGGGCATCACCCAGATCTCCGCCGGCGCCTACCACTCCCTGGCGCTCGATGACGAAGGCAAGGTCTACGCCTGGGGTCAGGGCGCCTCCGGGCAGCTCGGCAACGGCCAGACCGGGACCGAGCTGAGTCCGGTCGCCGTCGACGCCTCCGGGGTGCTGTCCGGCAAGACCATCACCCAGATCGCCGCCGGGCGCGAGCACTCCCTGGCGCTCGATGACGAGGGAAGGGTCTACGCCTGGGGCCGGGGCGCCTCCGGGCAGCTCGGCAACGGCCAGACCGGGACCGAGCTGAGTCCGGTCGCCGTCGACGCCTCCGGGGCGCTGTCCGGGAAGACCATCACCCAGATCGCCACCGACAGCACCATGTCGATGGCGCTCGACGACGAGGGAAGGGTCTACACCTGGGGCGACCACGAGATGCTCGGTATCGATACCGGGCAGGCCGAGAACGTGCCGATCCCGGTCGCCGTCGACACCTCCGGGGTGCTGTCCGGCAAGACCATCACCCAGATCGCCGCCGGGCGCGGCCACTCGCTCGCGCTCGATGACGAGGGCATGGTCTACGCCTGGGGCTGGGGCGGGCCGGGGCAGCTCGGCACCGGACAGGATGAGAGTCATCGGATCCCGGTCGCCGTCGACACCTCCGGGGTGCTGTCCGGCAAGACCATCACCCAGATCGCCGCCGGCACCTATCACTCCTTGGCCCTGGACGACGCGGGACGGATCTACGGCTGGGGCTGGGGCGGTTCGGGACAGCTCGGTACGGGGCAGGAGGGCGGCTATCTGAGCCCCGTCGCTGTCGACACCTCCGGGGCGATGGCGGGCGCGACCATCACGCAGATCGCCGCGGGGTCCTACCACTCGTTGGCACTGGACGAGGACGAGAGCCGTGCCTACGCCTGGGGTGCCGGGCGGTACGGACGCCTTGGTGACGGACAGGTGCAGAGCCACCCCAGCCCGGTCGCGGTGAACCTGCCCTCGCCAATGCTGATGCAGGTGTTCTTCGGCGACGTGGAGGCGGCGTCCGTGACACCAGTTGCCCCTGGAGCCCTTCAGGTGACGTCGCCCCCTCATCCATCCGGCCTCGTGGACATCCGAGTCCTTGGCAACGGCGCCGAGCTGATCTCCTTCCCCGACGGGTTCGCCTTCGGAACCTCTCCCGCCGTCACACTCCACCCTGCCGACGCCACCGGCGACACCGCCGCGGTCGTGATCCTCACCGCTGCAGCGAACGCTGACGAGGCCCCTGCCGCCTCCTGGCAGCGACTGGAGGACGGCCACTGGGTCACCGTCCTCGACGACGTCTCGGCGACGACGGAGAACCTGACGACGACCACGACTCTCACCACGACCATCCCCGACGCGGACAGCGCGGCAACCTATCGAGCGGTGTTCACCAATCCACTCGGCGAGGCGATCACCGCGACCGCAACCCTGTCGCAGGCCTCGGTGGTCGCTCCGGAACTCGAACCGGCGCCCGAGCCATCGCCGGGCGAGTCGGGCATGCCGGGCGAGTCGGGCGAGTCGGGCGAGTCGGGCGAGTCGGGCGAGTCGGGCGAGTCGGGCGAGGGTCAGGATCTGCCCACGACCGGTGCGAGTCTCCTCTACTGGCTCACGCTGGCCGCCACCGCCCTCGCACTGGGGGCCGGGCTCACCCTGGCCGCGAAGCGCCAGCGAACGGGTACCGAGGCCGACTAG